Genomic window (Streptomyces liliiviolaceus):
GCCCGGGCCCTGCGGTACGCCTCCGAGCGCGACCCGCGCGCGGCGGGCATCCTTCCCTCCACGAAGGGCGCGCTGTAAGCCATGAGCGGCCTCTCCACCGTCCTCATCGTCGTCGGGCTCTTCCTGCTCGGCGGCGTCTACTCCTTCGTCAAGCAGCAGATGCCCAAGAGCCTGATCATCCTGCTGTCCATCGGCGCGGCCATGTGCCTCGTCGCCGGTGTCGTCCGCCTGGAGGTGTGGAATTGAGTACCCCCGACACCCCTTCGGGCACGTCTTCGGGCACGTCTTCGAGCACCCCTTCGAAGCGAGTGGTCGTCTTTGACTACGGCTTCGGGAACGTCAGGTCCGCCGAACGCGCCCTCGCGCGCGCGGGCGCCGACGTCGAGATCACCCGTGACTACGACAAGGCCATGGCCGCGGACGGGCTGCTGGTGCCGGGAGTCGGCGCCTTCGCCGCCTGCATGAAGGGCCTGCGGGAGGCGCGCGGAGACTGGATCGTCGGCCGCCGCCTCGCTGGCGGCCGCCCGGTCCTCGGCATCTGCGTCGGCATGCAGATCCTCTTCGAGCGCGGCATCGAACACGGCGTCGAGACCGAGGGCCTCGACGAGTGGCCCGGCTCGGTCGAGCCGCTCCAGGCCGACATCGTGCCCCACATGGGCTGGAACACCGTCGAGGCACCGGCCGGCACGAAGCTCTTCGCCGGTCTCGACACCGACGCGCGCTTCTACTTCGTGCACTCGTACGCCGTCCACGACTGGTCCCTGGAGACCGCGAACCCGGCGATGCGCTCACCGCTCGTCACCTGGTCCACGCACGGCAAGCCCTTCGTGGCGGCCGTCGAGAACGGCGCCCTGTGGGCCACCCAGTTCCACCCCGAGAAGTCCGGCGACGCCGGAGCCCAGCTGCTCACCAACTGGATCGGAACCCTGTAGACCATGGCCAAGCTCGAACTCCTCCCCGCCGTCGACGTCCGCGACGGCCAGGCCGTCCGGCTCGTGCACGGCGAGTCCGGCACGGAGACCTCGTACGGTTCCCCGCTCGACGCCGCCCTCGCCTGGCAGCGGTCCGGCGCCGAGTGGCTGCACCTGGTGGACCTGGACGCCGCGTTCGGCACGGGCGACAACCGCGCGCTGATCGCCGAGGTCGCCCGCGCCATGGACATCAAGGTGGAGCTGTCCGGCGGCATCCGCGACGACGACACCCTCGCCGCGGCCCTCGCCACCGGCTGCACCCGCGTGAACCTCGGCACCGCCGCCCTGGAGACCCCCGAGTGGGTCGCCAAGGTCATCGCCGAGCACGGCGACCAGATCGCGGTCGGCCTCGACGTCCGCGGCACCACCCTGCGCGGCCGCGGCTGGACCCGCGACGGCGGCGACCTCTACGAGACGCTGGAGCGCCTCGACAAGGAGGGCTGCGCGCGGTACGTCGTCACCGACATCGCCAAGGACGGCACCCTCCAGGGCCCCAACCTGGAGCTCCTGAAGAACGTCTGCGCGGCCACCGACCGGCCCGTCGTCGCCTCCGGCGGCGTGTCCTCGCTGGACGACCTGCGCGCCATCGCCGACCTCGTCCCCCTCGGCGTCGAGGGCGCGATCGTCG
Coding sequences:
- the hisH gene encoding imidazole glycerol phosphate synthase subunit HisH translates to MSTPDTPSGTSSGTSSSTPSKRVVVFDYGFGNVRSAERALARAGADVEITRDYDKAMAADGLLVPGVGAFAACMKGLREARGDWIVGRRLAGGRPVLGICVGMQILFERGIEHGVETEGLDEWPGSVEPLQADIVPHMGWNTVEAPAGTKLFAGLDTDARFYFVHSYAVHDWSLETANPAMRSPLVTWSTHGKPFVAAVENGALWATQFHPEKSGDAGAQLLTNWIGTL
- the priA gene encoding bifunctional 1-(5-phosphoribosyl)-5-((5-phosphoribosylamino)methylideneamino)imidazole-4-carboxamide isomerase/phosphoribosylanthranilate isomerase PriA encodes the protein MAKLELLPAVDVRDGQAVRLVHGESGTETSYGSPLDAALAWQRSGAEWLHLVDLDAAFGTGDNRALIAEVARAMDIKVELSGGIRDDDTLAAALATGCTRVNLGTAALETPEWVAKVIAEHGDQIAVGLDVRGTTLRGRGWTRDGGDLYETLERLDKEGCARYVVTDIAKDGTLQGPNLELLKNVCAATDRPVVASGGVSSLDDLRAIADLVPLGVEGAIVGKALYAKAFTLEEALAAVAG